One region of Bacillus pumilus genomic DNA includes:
- a CDS encoding transglycosylase SLT domain-containing protein, giving the protein MAKLTARFELEDKVSKKLLRIQKRFQTFEKQLKPFRKPVKINLDIDDKKLRNFSLSLRKMSVISMRLDQGIYRDLKALNNQLNMFPNHLVISIQAKGLDVIKSSINRLKQAGTSPIMLTFKLNDQLSGKMSSIKKSIFQLMNRTYYMRLNMVDQATAAIQRIKKTLKSLTMSKHEIRVSVQDNAKSKLKKRDQAESVVKEQNIKKEPEAVSPSVKTEDPKQSWLQNLANKGLSEIQKYAGDVADKVKEKLSPRKFWDEKALPWVENKIEEYKQDVIGRIKEKIKFNPEEKLDQLVKAGLDRLLGASDQSSESTTQAPTTAPTTAPTSTPTSTPSNPAPKTKPQSRGGKGLFRNSCCPCCARGLSRGGSTKTKNRNGRSPRQTRNPNATSRAEMNRRPPSRLGKLKTNAGKLFGKIPTGLKKGAGIAASAGGLTGLVKGSKGLSGLGNAMKSIGKGSGKLLKKVPILGSVLSATNLIGMNKENAGEKIGTTGGGIAGGMAGAAAGAAIGSLVPGVGTAIGGLVGGIAGSMGGESIGETIGKWFDGGGFEKIGQKAIEIKNQIVEVWSTVAAWFTENVWTPLSDTVATVATTIWTNLVNAWTWIQETFSAVAGWFIENVWTPLSDTVVTVATTIWSSLVNAWTWIQETFSAVAGWFIENVWTPLSDTVVTVATTIWSSLVNAWTWIQETFSAVAGWFIENVWTPLSSTVVTVATGIWTALSNAWKKIQSIFGAVSSWFMENVWNPLVDTVGTIKDSFGKKFEEAYKVVTDIWDGLSKWFEDNIQKPIVKVAEAIGDGFSKAFGWVKDLFNKAGGGVDFVLKHVFGDPDKKATGGYITQPTLSWVGEAGNEFVIPTQNNRGRGKMLLAQAASHLGMSVMPSGAAGNQVSSSPAPTAVASSSSVGSIDGSVSMTGNIQASSIGEQFNKDFEQGLNQKMITLDQWKQKNIQQPFGQLTSDSNKYGQQTVAAFANGQQMTPTGTDSFLQSRVKAPYQQVMTASPTWGSGTVSGFATGQNATSVGTSQYVDQHIKQPFLQAKQESPGWGSGMMDAFNSGMRSKASEVTQAAKEMAKKVEQAFREELDIHSPSRVMMSLGKFASIGVVKGLDSVDVKKFAENQAGSLIGAFSGMGASGLSVQQWLMAALMATGTSMNWLPGLMTIAQHESNGNPRAINLWDSNAKKGTPSKGLMQTIGTTFNSNKGKGMNDIWNPIHNAVAAINYIKGRYGTVFNTPGLRSMRRGGPYKGYANGGLITQEQVARVGEGNKREWIIPEERGIRGRYLLTQAAKALGMQVYDPANASAPLPESQMQQVTSAQSSSRTASSSNKQITIQFNGDQHFHNGQDQQSLVEKIRQMLVDELEVELHTGTKGVVIDG; this is encoded by the coding sequence TTGGCGAAACTCACTGCGCGATTTGAATTAGAAGACAAAGTATCGAAGAAGCTGCTGCGCATACAAAAACGATTTCAAACATTTGAGAAGCAGCTCAAACCATTTAGAAAACCGGTGAAAATAAACCTGGATATAGATGACAAGAAATTAAGAAACTTTAGTTTATCGCTTCGGAAAATGTCAGTGATTTCCATGAGACTGGATCAAGGAATCTATCGTGATCTTAAAGCATTAAACAATCAGTTAAATATGTTCCCGAATCACTTGGTCATATCCATTCAAGCGAAGGGATTAGATGTCATTAAATCCAGCATAAATCGTTTAAAGCAAGCGGGAACAAGCCCCATTATGCTGACGTTTAAACTAAACGATCAATTGTCAGGTAAAATGTCATCAATCAAAAAATCTATCTTTCAGCTCATGAACAGAACGTACTATATGAGATTAAACATGGTTGACCAAGCCACCGCTGCAATTCAACGAATCAAAAAGACGCTCAAAAGCTTGACGATGTCTAAACACGAAATCAGAGTGTCTGTTCAAGACAATGCAAAGAGTAAGTTGAAAAAACGAGATCAAGCAGAGTCGGTTGTGAAAGAACAAAACATAAAAAAAGAACCTGAGGCTGTTAGTCCGTCAGTGAAAACAGAAGATCCTAAACAGAGCTGGCTCCAGAACCTTGCCAATAAGGGATTAAGTGAAATTCAAAAATATGCAGGTGACGTTGCAGATAAAGTGAAGGAAAAATTGAGTCCTAGAAAGTTTTGGGATGAAAAGGCACTTCCTTGGGTTGAAAATAAAATAGAAGAGTACAAGCAAGATGTGATCGGAAGAATTAAAGAGAAAATTAAATTTAATCCTGAAGAAAAACTAGATCAATTGGTGAAGGCTGGATTAGATCGACTCTTAGGTGCAAGTGATCAATCAAGTGAAAGTACCACTCAGGCACCAACAACAGCGCCAACAACAGCACCAACATCAACACCAACATCAACACCATCAAATCCAGCTCCCAAAACGAAACCTCAGTCGCGAGGTGGAAAAGGCTTGTTTCGCAATAGTTGTTGCCCCTGCTGTGCAAGAGGTTTAAGCAGGGGAGGATCTACTAAAACTAAAAATCGAAATGGTCGCTCACCAAGACAGACAAGAAATCCAAATGCTACATCAAGGGCCGAAATGAATAGAAGACCTCCAAGTAGATTAGGGAAACTGAAAACAAATGCAGGTAAATTATTTGGAAAAATCCCTACTGGACTAAAGAAAGGTGCGGGTATCGCAGCTTCAGCTGGCGGACTTACGGGTTTAGTGAAAGGTAGCAAGGGGTTAAGTGGATTAGGGAATGCAATGAAAAGTATAGGTAAAGGGAGCGGAAAATTATTAAAGAAAGTACCTATTCTAGGAAGTGTACTTAGTGCAACAAATCTAATTGGTATGAACAAAGAGAATGCTGGTGAAAAGATTGGTACGACTGGAGGCGGCATCGCCGGCGGAATGGCAGGTGCTGCAGCAGGTGCAGCTATTGGAAGCTTAGTCCCAGGGGTAGGTACAGCCATCGGCGGTCTAGTAGGCGGCATTGCTGGAAGTATGGGCGGAGAATCTATCGGTGAAACAATTGGAAAATGGTTTGATGGCGGCGGATTTGAAAAGATTGGCCAAAAAGCCATCGAAATCAAAAATCAAATTGTCGAAGTTTGGTCAACAGTCGCGGCTTGGTTCACAGAAAATGTATGGACGCCACTAAGTGATACAGTCGCTACAGTAGCAACGACCATTTGGACAAATCTAGTCAATGCCTGGACATGGATTCAAGAAACATTTAGTGCAGTTGCAGGCTGGTTTATCGAAAACGTATGGACGCCACTAAGTGATACAGTCGTTACGGTAGCAACAACCATCTGGTCAAGTCTAGTCAATGCATGGACATGGATACAAGAAACGTTCAGTGCAGTAGCGGGCTGGTTTATCGAAAACGTTTGGACACCGCTCAGCGACACAGTCGTTACGGTAGCAACGACCATCTGGTCAAGTTTAGTCAATGCATGGACATGGATACAAGAAACGTTCAGTGCAGTAGCGGGTTGGTTTATTGAAAACGTTTGGACACCACTGAGCAGTACAGTTGTTACAGTCGCTACAGGGATTTGGACAGCATTATCAAATGCATGGAAAAAGATACAATCAATCTTTGGAGCTGTATCGTCATGGTTTATGGAAAATGTGTGGAATCCACTTGTAGATACCGTAGGAACCATTAAAGACAGTTTCGGGAAAAAGTTCGAAGAAGCGTATAAAGTGGTGACAGATATATGGGATGGATTATCCAAATGGTTTGAGGACAACATTCAAAAGCCGATTGTAAAAGTAGCAGAAGCTATTGGTGATGGGTTTTCTAAAGCGTTTGGGTGGGTCAAAGATTTGTTTAATAAGGCTGGCGGTGGGGTTGATTTTGTATTGAAACATGTCTTTGGAGACCCTGATAAAAAAGCCACAGGCGGCTATATCACCCAGCCAACCTTATCATGGGTCGGTGAAGCAGGTAACGAATTTGTCATTCCAACTCAAAATAACCGAGGGCGCGGGAAGATGCTGCTTGCTCAGGCTGCTTCTCATCTTGGGATGTCTGTTATGCCAAGCGGAGCAGCTGGAAATCAAGTATCAAGCTCTCCAGCTCCTACAGCAGTAGCTTCATCATCTTCTGTCGGTTCAATAGACGGATCGGTCTCGATGACTGGGAACATTCAAGCCTCCAGCATAGGCGAGCAATTTAATAAGGATTTTGAACAAGGATTAAATCAAAAAATGATTACACTTGATCAATGGAAGCAAAAGAATATTCAGCAGCCTTTTGGTCAATTGACCTCAGACTCAAATAAGTATGGTCAGCAAACAGTTGCTGCTTTTGCGAATGGTCAGCAGATGACACCAACAGGAACAGATAGCTTTTTGCAAAGTCGTGTAAAAGCACCATATCAACAAGTGATGACAGCATCGCCAACTTGGGGTTCTGGAACGGTTAGTGGTTTTGCCACAGGTCAAAATGCCACTTCAGTTGGTACTAGCCAATACGTAGATCAGCACATCAAACAACCATTTCTACAAGCAAAACAAGAATCACCAGGCTGGGGCTCAGGAATGATGGATGCCTTTAACAGTGGCATGCGTTCAAAAGCAAGTGAAGTCACACAAGCCGCCAAAGAAATGGCGAAGAAAGTAGAGCAGGCGTTTAGAGAGGAATTAGATATTCATTCCCCTTCACGCGTCATGATGAGTCTTGGGAAATTCGCATCGATCGGTGTCGTCAAAGGACTCGACTCAGTTGATGTGAAAAAGTTTGCTGAAAATCAGGCTGGTTCATTAATCGGTGCCTTCAGCGGTATGGGGGCTTCAGGTCTTAGTGTTCAGCAATGGCTCATGGCAGCTCTCATGGCAACTGGCACATCGATGAACTGGCTTCCAGGACTTATGACCATTGCGCAGCATGAATCGAATGGAAATCCGAGAGCAATCAACTTATGGGATTCTAACGCCAAGAAGGGAACGCCTTCTAAAGGCTTAATGCAAACCATTGGAACGACGTTTAACTCCAATAAAGGCAAAGGCATGAATGACATTTGGAACCCAATTCATAATGCCGTAGCAGCCATTAACTACATTAAGGGCAGATATGGAACAGTCTTCAATACACCGGGATTACGAAGTATGAGAAGAGGCGGGCCTTATAAAGGCTACGCAAATGGTGGACTGATTACTCAGGAGCAGGTTGCTAGAGTCGGTGAAGGAAACAAACGCGAATGGATCATTCCTGAAGAAAGAGGCATACGCGGAAGGTATTTATTAACGCAGGCAGCCAAGGCACTTGGAATGCAAGTATATGATCCAGCAAATGC
- a CDS encoding phage tail assembly chaperone, with amino-acid sequence MSEKQTFDLSFFMPGQTVEAEEVKVPISKRFVDKKGNVIPFVFKAITTERIDELEKENTTFKNVKGRGRVKDLDSQRFYARIAIESTVYPDFRSKELREAYSTQDPVEVAKRVLSVGGEYANWLNKAIEINGFEDEIEDLEDAAKN; translated from the coding sequence ATGAGCGAAAAACAAACATTTGATCTTTCATTTTTTATGCCAGGACAAACAGTAGAAGCAGAAGAGGTCAAAGTACCAATTTCTAAACGTTTTGTTGATAAAAAAGGGAATGTCATTCCTTTTGTCTTTAAAGCCATTACAACTGAACGTATCGATGAACTGGAAAAAGAAAACACAACCTTCAAAAATGTCAAAGGCAGAGGCCGCGTTAAGGACTTAGACAGTCAGCGCTTCTACGCACGAATTGCCATTGAATCGACGGTTTATCCAGATTTCCGCTCAAAAGAATTAAGAGAAGCCTACAGTACACAAGATCCAGTTGAAGTAGCAAAACGTGTCCTGTCAGTAGGCGGAGAATATGCGAACTGGTTAAACAAAGCCATTGAAATCAACGGATTCGAAGACGAAATTGAAGATTTAGAAGACGCAGCAAAAAACTAA
- a CDS encoding putative holin-like toxin, with protein MLLFGMFIFTLLTYIDKK; from the coding sequence ATGCTTTTATTCGGGATGTTTATCTTTACTTTGTTGACGTATATAGACAAAAAATAG
- a CDS encoding phage tail tube protein codes for MAFKAQNTISGKEGRLFLEGEELAFIKTFEANVEKNKSEVNVMGRRMTGHKTTGANGTGTATFYKVTSRFVQLMLNYVKKGEDPYFTLQAVIDDKSSGRGTERVTLFDVNFDSAKIAGLDVDSEALEEEVPFTFEDFDLPEKLKNSF; via the coding sequence ATGGCTTTTAAAGCGCAAAATACAATTTCAGGTAAAGAGGGTCGTCTTTTCTTAGAAGGTGAGGAGCTTGCCTTTATCAAAACGTTTGAAGCAAACGTGGAGAAAAACAAATCAGAAGTCAACGTGATGGGCCGAAGAATGACGGGTCATAAAACAACTGGGGCAAATGGAACAGGAACGGCAACATTCTATAAAGTCACTTCACGTTTCGTACAACTCATGCTCAACTATGTGAAAAAAGGGGAAGATCCTTATTTCACTCTTCAAGCGGTGATTGATGATAAATCATCAGGCAGAGGCACAGAGCGTGTGACGTTATTCGATGTCAACTTTGATTCGGCTAAAATTGCTGGACTGGATGTCGATTCAGAAGCACTTGAAGAAGAAGTTCCGTTTACGTTCGAGGACTTTGATCTTCCTGAAAAGCTGAAGAATTCTTTTTAA
- a CDS encoding phage tail sheath family protein: MNGGTFTPGTEKKRPGIYFNFKTTAEQRITLGDRGTVALPLVMSWGEPKTFISVSNMEDLNKKVGLNIDDKSLLLFREAKKKAQTVLLYRLNEGVQAKAEIAEKFVVTANYGGQKGNEITIQVAENVLDSTKRDVITYLGTDIVDKQVVTDVKDLVENKYVQFSGEGEAVITAGVALSGGKNGVASVADYTAFLEAAETEYFDVIALPVDNSEQLKATFASFIERLRDKQGRKVQGVVANYAADQEGIINVTSGVVLEDGTELTPAQTTAWVAGASAGANFNQSLTFVEYEGAVDTLERLDNDQVEYRLSQGEFLFTFDARDRTVSVEKDINSLTSFTVEKNQQMAKNKIIRVLDAINNDLTFELKNLIKLRKANGNDIPASDDGVQLVKTLITQYLTQLQDGSGITGFNSETDIVIGLNEDRDGFIIDLAVQPVDAAEKFYFNVEVK; the protein is encoded by the coding sequence ATGAACGGAGGCACATTTACACCAGGTACAGAGAAAAAGCGTCCTGGCATTTACTTTAATTTTAAAACAACAGCAGAGCAGCGAATTACTTTAGGCGATCGAGGTACGGTGGCACTTCCTCTTGTGATGAGCTGGGGAGAACCAAAAACCTTTATTTCCGTTTCCAATATGGAAGACTTAAATAAAAAGGTTGGACTCAACATTGATGACAAGTCTCTTCTTCTTTTCCGTGAAGCAAAGAAAAAAGCACAAACTGTCTTGCTTTATCGCCTAAACGAAGGGGTACAAGCCAAAGCGGAAATCGCAGAAAAATTTGTGGTCACAGCCAATTATGGCGGTCAAAAAGGAAATGAGATCACTATCCAAGTGGCAGAAAATGTACTCGACAGCACAAAACGTGACGTCATCACTTATCTTGGAACAGATATTGTCGATAAGCAGGTTGTCACGGATGTCAAAGATCTTGTAGAAAACAAATATGTTCAATTTTCTGGTGAAGGTGAAGCAGTTATCACGGCTGGTGTGGCACTAAGCGGCGGGAAAAACGGTGTGGCAAGTGTCGCAGATTATACAGCTTTCCTAGAAGCAGCAGAAACAGAATACTTTGATGTCATTGCGCTCCCAGTCGATAATAGTGAGCAATTAAAAGCAACCTTCGCTTCATTTATCGAGCGTCTACGTGATAAGCAAGGGCGTAAGGTGCAAGGCGTTGTGGCGAACTATGCAGCTGACCAAGAAGGCATCATTAATGTGACAAGCGGTGTTGTGCTGGAAGATGGAACAGAACTAACACCTGCTCAAACAACAGCTTGGGTTGCAGGGGCAAGTGCAGGTGCAAACTTCAATCAGTCACTCACCTTTGTTGAATACGAAGGAGCAGTGGATACATTAGAACGCCTTGATAATGATCAAGTAGAATACCGATTATCACAAGGGGAGTTCCTCTTTACTTTTGATGCGAGAGACCGCACGGTGAGTGTTGAAAAAGATATTAACTCTTTAACAAGCTTCACAGTTGAAAAGAATCAGCAAATGGCGAAAAACAAAATCATTCGTGTGCTTGATGCCATCAACAATGATTTAACGTTTGAATTAAAAAATCTGATTAAATTACGCAAAGCCAATGGCAATGACATCCCAGCATCTGATGATGGAGTGCAGCTTGTGAAAACACTGATTACACAGTATCTCACACAGCTTCAAGATGGCAGCGGCATTACAGGCTTTAACTCAGAAACAGATATCGTGATCGGTCTTAATGAAGATCGTGATGGATTTATTATCGATCTAGCTGTTCAACCAGTAGATGCAGCAGAAAAATTCTATTTCAATGTGGAGGTGAAGTAA
- a CDS encoding HK97 gp10 family phage protein, translated as MKIDGLDRLLSQLETACAGGLKAEYQDWLEDMGLELLDIIQDELIKENAVDTGRLLSSFTQGYKENHFLMSKGGLTLEVGTKLEYASYVNDGHATSSSGERRWVPGRWAGSRFEYDPNAKTGMMLASQWVDGNGYWDHAVMLYEQMFEQSLDRKLQSWFDRHFGR; from the coding sequence ATGAAAATTGATGGACTTGACCGGCTGCTTTCACAGCTGGAAACAGCGTGTGCCGGCGGCTTAAAAGCAGAATATCAAGATTGGCTAGAGGACATGGGCCTAGAGCTTTTGGACATCATTCAGGATGAGTTAATCAAGGAGAATGCTGTCGATACAGGTCGGCTGCTAAGCTCCTTTACGCAAGGATACAAGGAGAATCATTTTCTCATGTCAAAAGGTGGTCTCACACTTGAAGTGGGAACGAAGCTTGAATATGCCTCCTATGTCAATGACGGACATGCTACTTCTTCAAGTGGAGAGCGAAGATGGGTGCCTGGCAGGTGGGCTGGCAGCCGCTTTGAATATGATCCGAATGCAAAGACAGGAATGATGCTTGCCTCTCAATGGGTAGATGGAAATGGCTACTGGGATCATGCTGTCATGCTCTATGAGCAAATGTTTGAACAGTCGCTGGATCGAAAGCTTCAAAGCTGGTTCGATCGACATTTTGGGAGGTGA
- a CDS encoding YqbH/XkdH family protein — protein sequence MSYQSLLTDRCDLFHLEHQEASRGKFGIPADDLQMTLSYPDAPSLTDLACYVIEKNQSLVQEEPNTVIYQSYLVHFPLASDIRLHDKMVWNGVSLKLQQPKKVKNHHIEVMAVRKENL from the coding sequence ATGAGTTATCAATCTCTCTTAACAGATCGCTGTGATCTTTTTCACCTTGAACATCAGGAGGCTTCCCGAGGAAAATTCGGGATTCCAGCTGATGACTTACAAATGACTCTTTCCTATCCTGATGCGCCTAGCCTGACAGATCTGGCTTGTTATGTCATAGAAAAGAATCAGTCGCTTGTGCAAGAAGAGCCGAATACAGTGATTTATCAGTCCTATCTTGTCCATTTCCCTTTAGCAAGTGATATTCGCCTGCATGACAAAATGGTGTGGAACGGCGTCTCACTTAAGTTACAGCAGCCCAAAAAAGTGAAAAATCATCACATTGAAGTGATGGCAGTCAGGAAGGAAAATCTATGA
- a CDS encoding DUF3199 family protein, protein MIISPEELQAYSVFERVKNRSVERLTADIIEAEAAVFQIVGHDFSSGKYQPLPEKARIALLKMAQYFAMLNDDESMMKGFTSEKMGDYSYAKAADQVKGKPYVYALLVDYIEPSFTGGSTKLKVRSL, encoded by the coding sequence ATGATTATTTCTCCTGAAGAACTGCAAGCCTATTCTGTATTTGAGCGTGTGAAAAATCGATCTGTAGAAAGACTGACAGCAGATATTATCGAAGCAGAAGCTGCGGTATTTCAAATCGTAGGTCATGATTTCTCAAGCGGAAAATATCAGCCCCTCCCTGAAAAAGCAAGAATCGCATTATTAAAAATGGCCCAATATTTTGCCATGCTGAATGATGATGAATCTATGATGAAAGGCTTTACGTCAGAAAAAATGGGTGATTATTCATATGCGAAGGCAGCTGATCAAGTGAAAGGCAAACCTTATGTATATGCCCTGCTTGTCGATTACATTGAACCATCATTTACTGGGGGCAGTACCAAATTAAAGGTGAGATCATTATGA
- a CDS encoding phage major capsid protein has protein sequence MRNQELIRKAEMTLASLKTGGLMNATQSNTFIRMMQNTPTVLNDARIIPMESDSQKIEKIGFGQRILRPAEEGKALDAKDRVVPATSTVQLNAKEVIAEIHMTYDSIENNIEKDGIQQTIMQMLAERAAVDIEELIVNGDTTSADPFLAQMDGVRKQAVSHIVDANGAEISRQMLKQAYKAMPSKYLRVPQDFRFYTSPSLEVEWKDQVANRQTTLGDAVIQGGLSSAFGVPVKGLANMQPYDEAGTDVSDILLTHPKNIIVGFSRHIRIEVEKDIRRRKFIIVLTAKLDSKFEEEDAVAKVMKVKE, from the coding sequence GTGAGAAATCAAGAGTTGATTCGTAAGGCTGAAATGACACTTGCCAGCTTAAAAACCGGCGGTCTCATGAACGCAACCCAATCCAACACATTCATTAGAATGATGCAAAACACACCAACCGTTTTAAATGATGCACGCATCATTCCGATGGAAAGTGATTCACAAAAAATCGAAAAAATCGGCTTTGGCCAGCGTATTTTGCGCCCGGCAGAGGAAGGCAAAGCGCTTGATGCGAAAGACCGTGTTGTCCCAGCGACAAGCACTGTCCAGCTAAATGCAAAAGAGGTCATTGCAGAAATTCATATGACCTACGACAGCATTGAAAACAATATTGAAAAAGACGGAATTCAGCAGACCATTATGCAAATGCTTGCTGAACGAGCGGCCGTTGATATTGAAGAGCTCATCGTCAATGGGGATACGACTTCAGCAGATCCGTTTTTAGCCCAAATGGATGGCGTCAGAAAACAAGCAGTATCTCATATTGTGGATGCCAATGGAGCGGAAATTAGCCGCCAAATGTTGAAACAAGCCTATAAAGCGATGCCGTCAAAATATTTACGTGTACCTCAGGATTTCCGTTTCTACACATCTCCAAGTTTAGAGGTGGAGTGGAAGGATCAAGTAGCAAACCGTCAGACAACTCTCGGAGATGCGGTGATTCAAGGCGGACTTTCTTCTGCATTCGGTGTGCCGGTCAAAGGTCTTGCCAATATGCAGCCATATGACGAAGCGGGAACAGACGTATCAGATATTTTGCTGACACACCCTAAAAATATTATCGTAGGTTTTTCTCGTCATATTCGAATTGAAGTAGAAAAAGATATTCGCAGACGTAAATTTATTATTGTCCTAACAGCGAAGCTAGACAGCAAATTTGAGGAAGAGGATGCTGTAGCAAAAGTGATGAAAGTGAAAGAGTAG
- a CDS encoding XkdF-like putative serine protease domain-containing protein, producing the protein MPRELKNAKITHVSYVDKAANKRKFFLMKAKKKQPDFQKEVSVLTKAEDAHRLVYGVVYEPNTPDAHQDFMTAKEIERAAHGFMKDARHIDKQHDFQDGVGEVVESYIAPADVEVGGELIRKGSWVLVTKASQEIWDQIQKGHITGYSMAGTADIVAIEEQDQFLSQDTNERGLFSLLKNFFLKEEGENMSQPFWNILDHLLETLQSSDGDEADVRAALEQLIPIMQDILKTEDVLQTIGERQADVQKEEAALTTDQVRELEKAKKAIENVLQQAEKQETEQTGEEPVQKVLEQVVAPIRHQLSSLEKSASREKAAMQEVLQQQLLPISERIHMLEKARGISKQTIHDTQNDTTKPIWDGLL; encoded by the coding sequence ATGCCAAGAGAACTAAAAAACGCTAAAATTACGCATGTTTCCTACGTGGACAAAGCAGCGAACAAGAGGAAATTCTTTTTGATGAAAGCAAAGAAAAAGCAGCCTGACTTTCAAAAAGAGGTCAGTGTCCTGACAAAGGCAGAAGATGCTCATCGCCTCGTGTACGGTGTCGTGTATGAGCCGAATACGCCTGATGCACATCAAGACTTTATGACAGCGAAGGAAATTGAAAGAGCGGCACACGGCTTTATGAAGGATGCCCGTCATATTGACAAGCAGCATGATTTTCAAGATGGTGTTGGCGAAGTGGTTGAATCATATATTGCTCCGGCTGATGTTGAAGTGGGCGGGGAGCTGATTCGCAAAGGATCTTGGGTGCTTGTGACAAAGGCTTCCCAAGAGATTTGGGATCAAATTCAAAAAGGCCACATTACAGGCTACTCAATGGCCGGAACGGCGGACATCGTCGCCATAGAAGAACAAGATCAGTTTCTATCTCAAGACACAAATGAGAGAGGGCTTTTTTCTTTGCTGAAAAATTTCTTTTTAAAAGAGGAAGGTGAAAACATGTCACAACCATTTTGGAACATTTTAGACCATCTGCTGGAAACCTTACAGTCAAGTGATGGTGATGAGGCGGATGTAAGAGCGGCCTTAGAACAGCTCATTCCAATCATGCAGGACATCCTGAAGACAGAGGATGTACTTCAAACGATTGGTGAAAGGCAAGCAGACGTACAAAAAGAAGAGGCCGCTTTGACGACGGATCAAGTGCGAGAGCTCGAAAAAGCAAAAAAGGCCATCGAAAACGTCTTGCAGCAGGCTGAAAAGCAGGAAACAGAACAAACAGGGGAAGAACCTGTCCAAAAAGTGCTCGAGCAAGTCGTTGCACCGATTCGTCATCAGCTCTCTTCCTTAGAGAAATCAGCTAGCAGAGAAAAAGCAGCAATGCAGGAAGTGCTTCAGCAGCAGCTTTTGCCTATTTCAGAGCGGATTCACATGCTTGAAAAGGCAAGGGGCATATCAAAACAAACAATCCACGATACACAAAACGACACGACAAAACCCATATGGGATGGCTTACTATAA